The Halapricum desulfuricans genome includes a region encoding these proteins:
- a CDS encoding ABC transporter substrate-binding protein: MLKGLGVGAAAGLAGCNALGGNGNGGQALMWEYGFPNTEGAEPVWRNKFESMYEELAGEEIKISRYAYEDLRQKFLTGASTGEPDAIEGTLSHLSEYIAAGHLEPLDDFAESLDYFDGYVDSTIEAMTYQDTLYALPYEGNARAFFVRQDILDELGQDVPESAEAFHEIGRMINDEYDDLTGFHNCTKDGSVRAFQEWMTHIYQHTDRLYVPDGDSWQLNIEADALGQVFDNWYYQIYAADNPVGDPDDLGTGWQTNDPGYINGNYAFIESGTWMRNWTTGENIQSSDTAKDILNNKTQIAHPPRADGASKGTFLEVKPVMANTHSNQIEKAKTAVQAYTHPETLDEGMAEDPEASGKAMTPVHEDVESTIENENWQPMTDIFTTGRALAKATWGPVREEFYTYMQEVAYGETDPYDAGEQFHEALKGKESEI; the protein is encoded by the coding sequence ATGCTGAAAGGACTCGGCGTCGGAGCGGCAGCCGGTCTCGCAGGCTGTAATGCACTCGGCGGTAACGGCAACGGCGGGCAGGCCCTCATGTGGGAGTACGGGTTCCCGAACACCGAAGGCGCAGAACCGGTCTGGCGGAACAAGTTCGAGTCGATGTACGAGGAGCTGGCTGGTGAGGAGATCAAGATCAGCCGGTATGCGTACGAGGACCTCCGGCAAAAGTTCCTCACGGGCGCGAGCACAGGCGAGCCAGACGCGATCGAGGGGACGCTGAGCCACCTTTCGGAGTACATCGCAGCGGGACACCTAGAACCGCTTGACGACTTCGCCGAATCGCTGGATTACTTTGATGGGTACGTCGACAGCACCATCGAGGCGATGACATACCAGGACACGCTCTACGCGCTCCCCTACGAGGGCAACGCGAGAGCGTTCTTCGTCCGCCAGGACATCCTCGACGAACTCGGTCAAGACGTCCCGGAGTCGGCCGAGGCGTTCCACGAAATAGGCAGGATGATCAACGACGAGTACGACGACTTGACCGGCTTTCACAACTGCACGAAAGACGGGAGCGTCCGGGCTTTCCAGGAGTGGATGACCCACATCTACCAGCATACCGACCGACTGTACGTCCCGGATGGAGACAGCTGGCAGCTCAACATCGAGGCCGACGCGCTGGGGCAGGTCTTCGACAACTGGTACTACCAGATCTACGCGGCCGACAACCCGGTCGGCGATCCGGACGATCTCGGTACGGGCTGGCAGACGAACGATCCTGGCTACATTAACGGTAACTACGCCTTCATCGAAAGCGGTACGTGGATGCGTAACTGGACGACAGGAGAAAACATTCAAAGCAGCGATACGGCCAAGGACATCCTCAACAACAAGACCCAGATCGCCCACCCGCCGCGCGCGGATGGGGCCTCGAAGGGGACGTTCCTCGAGGTCAAGCCGGTCATGGCCAACACACACTCGAATCAAATCGAGAAAGCCAAGACGGCTGTTCAGGCGTATACCCATCCCGAAACACTTGACGAAGGCATGGCCGAGGACCCTGAAGCGTCGGGCAAAGCGATGACACCCGTCCACGAGGACGTCGAGTCGACCATCGAAAACGAGAACTGGCAGCCGATGACCGACATCTTCACGACCGGTCGTGCGCTGGCGAAAGCGACCTGGGGCCCGGTCCGCGAGGAGTTCTACACGTACATGCAGGAGGTCGCCTACGGGGAGACTGATCCCTACGACGCCGGCGAACAGTTCCACGAAGCACTGAAAGGCAAAGAGAGCGAAATCTAA